The Pirellulales bacterium DNA segment GCCTTTCCGCGTGATCGTCACGGAGGAGCAAGCCTAGTGCTGGCGCGGGCACCCGCTTCGCGACAATCCGTTCTTCCTGTTTCTTCACCTGACATTCAGCCGGCCGCAAAGCGGAGGCGATTGTGGGCGGCGCCGATCATGGCGCGACTCGCTTCGCCTCCGCTTTGGTGTTGGACTGCATCCTTTCGCCGAATCGTCGTTGGCCCACGCCGTCGCAGCGTGTCGGCCGGCATTGCGTCAAGCATGGGACGCGCGCTGGCATCACCATCGAGTTTCAGCAATTCGGCACAGCAACGGCGAGGGAAATCCAACGGCGGACCGAAATCATCGCCATGCATGGCGACGCATGCGATCAAGCCATGCGAACCCGCGCAGGCAAAGCGCATTGACTGCAAATCCTCGGCGGCTCATTGGTATCGATCAACATGAAGCAATACGAGTCCGGCGACATCGCCGGATCACCAGCGTTTCTGGAGACGGCCATCCACGCGTTTGGGAAGGCTCAGGGGCGCGACCGCTTGCCTAGTTCTTCATTTTCTCGCCGTTCCGGGTTCGGCGATTTTACGGTGTTTCTCAGCCAAGCGTTCGGCGGGTGTGACGTTGGCTATCGCGGATTGAATCTTGTTTTTCCAGCCGGAGACGATGTCGCCTTCGCCGCGCAACATCGCTTCGAAGCCGATTTCGGCGACCTTCGCCGGATCGTCCTTCTCGCTCGTGCCGATCTTCGTATCAAGCATGTCGGCGCGTTCGAAAAACTTCGTATCCGTTCCTCCCGGCATCAGGCAGGTGACTGACACTCCGGTATCTTTCAACTCCGCTCGGAGCGCGAAAGAAAAGGAATTGATGAAAGCTTTGGTGCCGTTGTAAACTGCCTGATAGGCGCCTGGCATGAAGCCGGCAATCGAGCCGGTGATGAGAATTCGACCGTTGCCGCGGCTGCGCATGTCGCGGCCGATCTTGTGAATCAAGCAGATGGTACCGGTGATGTTAGTATCGATCACGCGGCGAACATCGCCAAAATCCTGGTCGAGAAATCCATGACCTAACCCGCGCCCGGCATTCGCCAGCAGCACTTCGACCGGTCTTCCTTCGATCGCCGCGCAGAGAGCGTCGACGCCTTCAATGGTCGCCAAATCGGCCTGGACCGCTTTGACTGATGCGCCCGACGCTCTCAGATCGTCCGCGCTCTTTTGGATTTCGACTTCATCGGCGGCGACGATGAGATCGTAACCCTTCTTCGCGGCGTAGAGAGCCAATTCCAGACCGATACCACTCGATGCTCCTGTGACGACAGCTAACGGACGATTGCTTGCCGACATTTGATTCTCCTTTGTTTTTCATTCTAGGGAATGAGATGATCGCGCCGAACCGTTGACGAGCAAGTTCCATACCGACGGTTTGGGTCCCGGCTGGCACACGATCTGCACAGAAACGCGACTGTTTGCGGACTTTCCATTGCTGGCACCATAAAACAGAAAATACCATGCCTCGTCGGGATGTATCCTCTTGGCTTACGATGCTCGGCTTGGGCGGTGCGATCGCAGTGGCGATGCGGTCGCGAACGGTTAGACGTTCGCGAAGTTTTGTCGGACAGAGCATAGTCATTACCGGCGGCTCGCGTGGGCTTGGGCTGGAGATGGCTCGACGCTGGGCGAGCGAGGGTGCTCGAATCACCATTTGTGGCCGCTCGGAGGAAAGCCTGCGACGCGCCGTGGAACGATTGAAGCGATTCGGCGGCGACGCGATGGGAGTAGTGTGCGATGTGAGGCGACGCGAGCAAGTGGAGACGTTCGTCGAAACGGTGGTTCGAGAGTTCGGCGGCATCGACGTCTTGGTCAACAACGCAGGCGTCATTCAAGCGGGACCGATTGAATGCATGACGCTCGACGACTTCGAAACCGCGATGGCGACGCATTTTTGGGGTCCACTCTACATGATCCGAGCGGCATTGCCCTATCTGACCGCGAGCCGTCGAGCGGGCATTGTCAATATCGCTTCGATCGGCGGCGAAATTTCGGTGCCGCATCTTGTGCCATATAGCGCGAGCAAGTTTGCGTTGGTTGCCCTCTCTGACGGATTGGCTGCCGAATTGAGGCAATTTGGAATTCGCGTGACCACCGTTTGTCCAGGATTGATGCGTACGGGCAGCCACCGCAACGCCCTGTTCAAAGGGCGTCATCGCGCGGAATTTGCATGGTTCAGCATCAGCGACTCGCTGCCTGTCATCTCGATGAATTCGACTCGAGCGGCGCATCAAATCATCGAGGCGTGCCGCAACGGCCGACCCCACGTGCGGCTCACGTTGCCCGCAAAACTGGCCGTCCCGCTGGTGGCTGCGGCGCCGAGTCTGGCGATTACGGTTTTCAGAATGGTAAATCGGCTATTGCCATCTCCCATACGACCGAGCCCTCTGGCACACACCGGCGCGCAAAGCGCATCGCTTCTATCGCCGTCGATACTGACGACGCTCAGCGATTCGGCCGCGGTGAGGAATAACGAATAGGAATCGTGCGTTTTCACGCACAACGGCCGATTAAGCTCCGGCGACTTGGCCGCCAAGGCCGGCAGGATGCTCGCTAATGTCAGCGCGACTTCCACCTCCGATCGAAAGACGGAGGAAACAGTCAAGCACTGAACGCCAGGAATGCTCGCCATTTGTCTTCCGCTTCGGCCGGCAGGCGGTTGCCCAGCCGAGAAAGATGTCGGAGGAACCCTGGATCAAGCGTTGCCCAAGAACGCTTCGCTTTCCTTCGTTGCCGCGCCAAACATTGCCACCGAGGTTGGATATTACCGAGGGCGTCGCCTCAGCTTGCCGAAATCGTCTTCGGCAAACTTCGCAATCGCTTGGCGACGATCACATCGCCGCGCGTCGGCCAATTCAGCTTCTCGGTCTTCGCTTCGCCTCCGCGATGGGCTGTCACAGTTGCTGCCCAACGGGCTCTGGGATCGAACCGGTCGTTGCGTATCAATTGCCATTTCCTCGCCGGGAGAACCAGCACGACGGCGGGTATCCACATGCTCCACGGCAGGCGTTGCTTATCGGAGTTGGTTTACGCCCACGTGCCGACGAGCGCAAGGGCGGTTCCGAGCCTGCAATCATCTCGCTCACGCCCGTGTCGTTTGCAAACGCCAGCCATAGGCCCCACATTCCCACCGCCGTAAGGAGCCAGCGCCACCATTGATGTCCGGCAAACATGATTTTCATCAGCAAAGCCCAGAGAAGTCGCCGGCCACTACGATCGCTCGAACGCGGAAGCAACCGAGCCTGTCCGAGCAAGTCTACAGCAACAGCCGGGCCACTTAGTGTTTTCTGAAGTCTGCCGGTCAGCCGCTTCCGGCTTTGCCATCGCATGGCCTTGCCGATTCAAGGCGAAAGAACGACCTTAATGCAGCCATCCTGCTTATCGCGAAACATCTTATACGCCGCGGGCGCCTCGGCCAGCTTGATCCGGTGCGTGATCAAGAACGACGGATCGATTTCGTTCGCTTCGATCTTCTTCAACAGCGGAGCCAAATAGCGCTGCATGTGCGTTTGACCGGTTCGCCAAGTCAGGCCTTTATTCATGAACGCTCCCAACGGAATTTTGTCGAGAAATCCGATATAAACTCCGGGAGTGGAGATCGTGCCACCCTTGCGGCAGCATTTGATCGCTTCGCGAACGACATGCGCGCGATCCGTGGCGAGGTACACCGCCGCCTTAACCTTGTCGACGACAGCGTCGATGCTTCCGCTGCCATGGGCTTCGCATCCAACCGCGTCGATGCAGCGATCCGGTCCGCGGGCTTTGGTCATTTCCATGAGCCGGTCGTAGACGGTTTCCTTCGAAAAGTCGATCGTCTCCGCATTTCCTTTTTCGGCCAAGCGAAGACGTTCCGGCACGCAGTCGATCGC contains these protein-coding regions:
- a CDS encoding SDR family NAD(P)-dependent oxidoreductase, whose product is MSASNRPLAVVTGASSGIGLELALYAAKKGYDLIVAADEVEIQKSADDLRASGASVKAVQADLATIEGVDALCAAIEGRPVEVLLANAGRGLGHGFLDQDFGDVRRVIDTNITGTICLIHKIGRDMRSRGNGRILITGSIAGFMPGAYQAVYNGTKAFINSFSFALRAELKDTGVSVTCLMPGGTDTKFFERADMLDTKIGTSEKDDPAKVAEIGFEAMLRGEGDIVSGWKNKIQSAIANVTPAERLAEKHRKIAEPGTARK
- a CDS encoding SDR family oxidoreductase, with product MRSRTVRRSRSFVGQSIVITGGSRGLGLEMARRWASEGARITICGRSEESLRRAVERLKRFGGDAMGVVCDVRRREQVETFVETVVREFGGIDVLVNNAGVIQAGPIECMTLDDFETAMATHFWGPLYMIRAALPYLTASRRAGIVNIASIGGEISVPHLVPYSASKFALVALSDGLAAELRQFGIRVTTVCPGLMRTGSHRNALFKGRHRAEFAWFSISDSLPVISMNSTRAAHQIIEACRNGRPHVRLTLPAKLAVPLVAAAPSLAITVFRMVNRLLPSPIRPSPLAHTGAQSASLLSPSILTTLSDSAAVRNNE